One part of the Vicia villosa cultivar HV-30 ecotype Madison, WI linkage group LG6, Vvil1.0, whole genome shotgun sequence genome encodes these proteins:
- the LOC131610061 gene encoding 26S proteasome regulatory subunit 4 homolog A, with amino-acid sequence MGQGTPGGLNRQGLPGDRKPDGSDKKDKKFEPAAPPARVGRKQRKQKGSESASRLPTVTPLSKCKLRLLKLERIKDYLLMEEEFVANQERLKPQEEKAEEDRSKVDDLRGSPMSVGNLEELIDENHAIVSSSVGPEYYVGILSFVDKDQLEPGCSILMHNKVLSVVGLLQDEVDPMVSVMKVEKAPLESYADIGGLDAQIQEIKEAVELPLTHPELYEDIGIKPPKGVILYGEPGTGKTLLAKAVANSTSATFLRVVGSELIQKYLGDGPKLVRELFRVADDLSPSIVFIDEIDAVGTKRYDAHSGGEREIQRTMLELLNQLDGFDSRGDVKVILATNRIESLDPALLRPGRIDRKIEFPLPDIKTRRRIFQIHTSRMTLADDVNLEEFVMTKDEFSGADIKAICTEAGLLALRERRMKVTHPDFKKAKDKVMFKKKEGVPEGLYM; translated from the exons ATGGGTCAAGGAACACCAGGCGGTCTGAACCGGCAAGGTCTCCCGGGCGACCGAAAACCAGACGGCAGCGACAAAAAAGACAAGAAGTTCGAACCGGCAGCTCCACCGGCTCGGGTCGGTCGCAAACAGCGAAAACAGAAAGGTTCCGAATCAGCTTCGCGTTTGCCGACGGTAACCCCTCTCTCCAAATGCAAGCTGAGGCTCTTGAAACTCGAACGAATCAAAGATTATTTGTTGATGGAAGAAGAGTTTGTAGCGAATCAGGAACGGCTTAAGCCTCAAGAAGAGAAGGCGGAAGAGGATAGATCTAAGGTCGATGATCTTAGGGGTTCGCCTATGAGTGTTGGGAACCTTGAAGAGCTTATCGATGAGAATCATGCGATTGTTTCTTCTTCGGTTGGACCTGAGTATTATGTTGGGATATTGTCTTTTGTTGATAAGGATCAGTTGGAACCTGGTTGCTCTATTTTGATGCATAACAAG GTTCTTTCTGTTGTTGGGCTTCTTCAAGATGAAGTTGATCCAATGGTTTCTGTCATGAAGGTAGAGAAGGCTCCTTTAGAATCATATGCTGACATTGGTGGTTTAGATGCCCAGATACAGGAAATCAAAGAAGCTGTTGAGCTTCCCCTGACACATCCTGAACTGTATGAAGATATTGGTATCAAGCCTCCAAAGGGAGTCATTTTATATGGAGAACCTGGAACCGGAAAGACGTTGCTTGCTAAG GCTGTAGCCAACTCAACATCAGCAACATTCTTACGTGTTGTTGGTAGTGAattgatacaaaaatatttgggaGATGGTCCAAAACTTGTGCGAGAACTTTTCCGAGTTGCCGATGATCTTTCTCCTTCTATTGtcttcattgatgaaattgatgctgTTGGAACAAAAAG GTATGATGCTCACTCAGGTGGAGAGCGTGAAATTCAAAGGACAATGTTGGAGTTGCTTAACCAGTTAGATGGTTTTGATTCTAGAGGAGATGTTAAAGTTATTCTCGCAACCAACAGAATTGAAAGCCTTGATCCAGCTTTGCTGCGACCAGGTCGAATAGACAGGAAGATTGAATTTCCTCTCCCTGATATAAAAACTAGAAGACGTATTTTCCAG ATACACACTTCAAGGATGACATTAGCAGATGATGTCAATTTAGAAGAGTTTGTTATGACTAAGGATGAGTTCTCTGGAGCTGATATAAAAGCAATATGTACCGAAGCTGGCCTACTTGCTTTACGAGAACGCCGCATGAAG GTGACACATCCTGACTTCAAGAAGGCAAAAGATAAAGTCAtgtttaagaagaaagaaggggtGCCAGAAGGGTTGTATATGTGA
- the LOC131610065 gene encoding histone H4: MSGRGKGGKGLGKGGAKRHRKVLRDNIQGITKPAIRRLARRGGVKRISGLIYEETRGVLKIFLENVIRDAVTYTEHARRKTVTAMDVVYALKRQGRTLYGFGG; the protein is encoded by the coding sequence ATGTCAGGTCGCGGAAAAGGAGGAAAGGGTTTGGGTAAAGGAGGAGCAAAGAGGCATAGAAAGGTGCTTCGTGATAACATCCAGGGTATTACGAAGCCTGCAATTCGTCGTTTGGCTAGAAGAGGTGGTGTGAAGAGAATCAGTGGTCTCATCTATGAAGAAACCCGTGGTGTTCTCAAGATCTTCCTTGAGAACGTTATTCGTGATGCTGTTACCTACACTGAGCATGCTAGAAGGAAAACCGTCACCGCCATGGATGTGGTTTATGCTTTGAAGAGGCAGGGAAGGACTCTTTACGGTTTCGGAGGTTGA
- the LOC131610063 gene encoding histone H4: MSGRGKGGKGLGKGGAKRHRKVLRDNIQGITKPAIRRLARRGGVKRISGLIYEETRGVLKIFLENVIRDAVTYTEHARRKTVTAMDVVYALKRQGRTLYGFGG, translated from the coding sequence ATGTCAGGTCGCGGTAAGGGAGGAAAGGGTTTGGGTAAAGGAGGAGCAAAGAGGCATAGAAAGGTGCTTCGTGACAACATCCAGGGTATTACCAAGCCTGCAATTCGTCGTTTGGCCAGAAGAGGTGGTGTGAAGAGAATCAGTGGTCTCATCTATGAAGAAACCCGTGGTGTTCTCAAGATCTTTCTCGAGAACGTTATTCGTGATGCTGTTACCTACACTGAGCACGCTAGGAGGAAAACCGTCACTGCTATGGATGTTGTGTATGCTTTGAAGAGACAAGGAAGGACTCTTTACGGTTTTGGTGGTTGA